A window of Streptomyces sp. NBC_01241 genomic DNA:
AGCGCTCGCCGAAACCGCCCATGATGCCGACGCCCCTGACCTCCACGTTCAGCTCGGGCGGGACCGTCACCTGCATACCGCCCATGATCGTGATGCAGCGGATGACCACCTCGCGGTCCTCGAAGTTGGCCTCGCGCAGGTCGATCTCACCGCCGCCCCACATCGCGAACGCGGTGAACTTCCGGCCCACCGTCCAGTTTCCCCGGCGGCCGAAACCGCCCCAGAAAGCGAAGGCGCCACCCGACGTGGCCGGCTTGCCGATACGGTCCGCCCAGCGCACCGCCGAACCCGTCGCCGCGGCTGCCGGGGCCGGACCCAACGGGGCCACCGCCGTGCCCGGCGCCGGGAGGTCACGTACGAGCGGTTCCAGCTCCCCGTGCGTACGCGCCTTGTAGGCCGCTTCGAGCCGGTGCTCGAACTCTTCCATCTCCAGCCGGCCCTCGGCCACCGCCTCGCGCAAGATCTCGGCGACTCGCTCGCGCTCGGCATCGGAAGCGCGCATGTCAGGGAGGTCACTTGTCATGCGCTCAGCCTATTGAACGCCCACACTCCCGTCACCGATCTACTGGGCGATGGCCGACACGTACATCTTCGCGATCACGGCCTCGATGTCCGGCTCCCGCACCGACAGGTCGACCAGGGGATACTCCGCGGCGATCCGGGCGACCAGCGGCGCGGCCGACTCCGAGGCCGGGAAGGCCAGCCACTGGCGCGGCCCCTCCACCTTCACCGTACGCACCGAGGGTGCCGACTCCAGCCGGATCGGCGGGAGTTGACGCTCCAGATCGACCACCAGCGTCCGCTCGCTCTCACCCACCTCGTGCAGCCCGGCGAGCGCACCGTCGTACATGAGCCGGCCGTGGTCGATCACCATCACACGCTTGCAGAGCTGCTCGATATCCGTCAGATCGTGGGTGGTGAGCAGCACGGTCGTACCGCAGTCGGCATTCAAGTCCCGCAGGAATCCACGGACTTTGGCCTTGGACACGACGTCCAGGCCGATCGTCGGTTCGTCCAGGTACAGCACCTCGGGATCGTGCAGCAGCGCCGCCGCGATGTCCCCGCGCATCCGCTGCCCGAGCGACAGCTGCCGCACGGGCACGTCCAACAGCTCGCCCAGGTCGAGGAGTTCGACGCAGCGGTCCAGGTTCTCGCGGTAGCGGGCGTCGGGAATCCGGTACATCCGGTGCATCAGCCGGTACGAGTCGCGCAGCGGCAGGTCCCACCAGAGCGTGGTGCGCTGGCCGAACACCACACCGATCCGGTGTGCCAGCCTCGTCCGCTCCCTGGACGGGTCGATGCCCGCCACCCGCAGCCGGCCACCGCTCGGGGTGAGAATGCCGGTCAGCATCTTGATCGTGGTCGACTTCCCGGCACCGTTCGGCCCGATGTAGCCGACCATCTCGCCGCGCGCGACGCGGAAGCTGATGGAGTCGACCGCCCGCACCTGGCGGCGTTCACCCCGCATGAAGCCGGTCCTGCGACGCACGTCGAAGACCTTTTCGACGTTGTCGAGCTGAATGAAGTCGGTGCCGCTGCCGGTGTCGACGTCGGTTTTCATGTCGTCCAGTACCCCTGCCGTTGTGTTCGCCCTGCCCTGCCCTGCCGCGCTTCGGTGTTTCATCAACTGCCCGTACTGCGGTACGCGCGCAGCCCCACGCGCCAGGCCAGGCCCGCGAGCAGCCAGCACAGGCCCGCCACCACCGGAGGCAGGAACGCCACCCAGTCCGGCAGGCCCAGCGGATAGTCCCGGCCCAGCACGTACAGCGCGGGCAGCCAGTTCACGAACGCCAGCGGCACCACGAACGTCACCCCGCGCACCAGGTCCTTCGCGAAGATCGACGGCGGGTACTGGAGCAGCGTGTTCCCTCCGTACGTGAACGAGTTCTGCACCTCCGAGGCGTCCTGGGCGAAGAACTGGAACGCCGCCCCGGCCACGAACACCGCCGCGAAGATCGCCGCCCCGCTCAGCAGCATCAGCGGGATCATCACCACCTTCAGCGGCGTCCACGCGATGTCCAGCGTCACCAGCGCGTACCCGAGCACCAGCCCGCCCTGGGTGATCCGCCCCAGCCTGCGCAGCGCGAACCGGTCCGCCGCGACCTGCGCGAGCACCGGCACCGGACGTACCAGCAGCGTGTCCAGCGTGCCGTCGCGCACCCGCCGCCCCAGCCGGTCCATCGACCCCAGCACCAGGTCGGCGAGGCCGAACGCGGTGCCCGCGGCCCCGTACAGCAACGCGACCTCCGGCAACGTGTAACCGCCCAGCGCGTCCACGTGCGAGAACATCAGCAAAATCGCCACGAAGTCGAAGGCGGTCGCCGCGAAGTTCCCGAACGCCGTCATCGCGAACGAGGCGCGGTACGCCATCGTCGAACGCAGCCACATCGCCGCGATCAGCCCGTACGCCCGAACTCCCTCGACCAGCCTCGACCGCTCGACGAACACCACTTCGGGCGCATCCGCCACCCCGGCCCCCGCCGCCGCCTCCGCCTCCACCGCACCGGCCGTCGTCTCAGCCACCCTGGACCACCACCCTCCTCGTCGCCACCGACTGCACCAGCCGGCCCACCAGCAGCAGCGTCAGCGCCCAGCCACCCTGGAAGGCGTACGCCTCCACCAGCCCCCAGCCCGTCCGCTTCCCGAGCAGCACATCGGCCGGCACCTGGAGCAGCGAGGACCACGGGAGCACCCGCGCCACGTCGCCCAGCACCCCGGGGAACAGCGTCAGCGGGAGCAGCATCCCGGAGAAGAACATCCCGGCCAGGGCCGTCATCTGCGACACCCCGGCCCCGTCCAGCAGCCAGAACGCGGAGAGCGCCACCAGATAGCGGATCGCGAAACTGACCACGACACCGAGCGTCACCGAGACGAGGAAGGCCAGCCAGATCCCCGGCGAGGCGGGCAGCGCCAGATCGAAAGCGAGCGAACCCAGCAGCATCGGCACGATGCCGCGGCCCAGCAGATGGAACGCAGCTCGCCCCAAGTCGCCCGCCATCCACCACAGTTGGAGGTCCACGGGACGGTAGAGGTCGACCGCGACATCGCCGGTGCGAATCCGCTCTATCAGCTCGTCCTCGAAACCGCCACCCATCATGGCGCAGGTCATCAGCAGCGCCTGCCCCAGCCACACATAGGTGAGCGCCTGAGACATGTCATAACCGCCGAGCTGCGGACGCTGGTCCCACAGCGCCACATAGGCGTACGCCATGATGAACCCGAAGACGGTGTTGGTGAAAACTCCCGCCGCCGTCGCCATCCGGTATGTGGCATAGCGCCGGAACCCTCCCGCCGCCACCACCGTATACAGCCGCACCGCATTCACCCCCTGCGCTCGGGCGCCCAACGGCGTTGGACACCAAAGCGCAAGACCCTAGTCCACCGGACGCAGCCGCCGCGACCGCTTTTGGCGGTCGATCCGGTGCTTATTCCACAGAAAAGGGCACTATGGGGGAACTGACCGCGGCCGAGGAGTCTGCACGGACATGAGCGACGAGCCACAGCAGCCGGGCGGGGAGAACGAACCCCGGGGCTGGGACCCCAGGGACCCGTCCGCCCACGGCAGCAACAGCGGCAACAGGGGCAGCAGGGGAGAACAAGGCGGTGAACAGGACGGTCGGCACGGCGGCCCACAGGACGGTCGGCACGGCGGCCCACAGGACGGTCAACAGGACGGCACCGCCAAGCAGCCCAAGCGCCCCAAGCGCCCCCGACGGCCCGAACGCACCGGCTGGCGCCGCGCCGTCCCCACCTGGCGGATGGTCCTCGGCGCCGTCCTCCTTCTCGTCCTGCTCCTGATCGGCGGCTTCATCGCCGGGTACGAACTCGTCGACATCCCGCCCGCCAACGCCAACGCCACCGCACAGTCGAACGTCTACCTCTACAAGGACGGCAGCGTCCTCGCCCGCTCCGGCGAAATCAACCGCGAGAACATCAAACTCGCCCAGGTCCCGCTCACCGTCCAGCACGCCGTACTCGCCGCAGAGGACCGCGACTTCTACTCCGAACGGGCGGTCGACGTCAAAGCCATGGCCCGAGCCGCCTGGAACACCCTCGCCGGCAAGGGCACCCAGGGCGGCTCGACCATCACCCAGCAGTACGTCAAGAACTACTACCTCGGCCAGGAACAGACCATCACCCGCAAGATCAAGGAGTTCTTCATCGCGGTCAAACTCAACCGCGAGGAATCCAAGAGCCAGATCTTCGAGGGCTACCTCAACACCAGCTACTTCGGCCGCAACGCCTACGGCATCCAGGCCGCCGCACAGGCCTACTACGGCAAGGACATCGGCAGCATCACCACCGCCGAAGGCGCCTACCTCGCCTCCCTCCTCAACGCCCCCAGCGCCTACGACGTCGTCGTCCACCCCGGGAACAAGGCCGCCGCCCTCGCACGCTGGAACTACGTACTCGACGGCATGGTCAAGGAGAAGTGGCTCGGCGCCCGCACCCGCGCCACCCTGAAGTTCCCCGTACCCGGCAAGGTCAACCCGCCCATCGGCCTCTCCGGACAACGCGGCTACATCATCCAGGCCGTCGAGGACTACCTCACCACCAACAAGGTCATCGACGAGAACACCCTGGCCACCGGCGGCTACCGGATCACCACCACACTGGAGAAGAAGAAACAGAACGCACTCGTCAAAGCCGTCGACGACAACGTCATGTCCCAGACGAGCAGCGACCGCACGGCCGACCGCAACGTCCGCGTCGGCGGCGCCTCCATCGACCCCGGCACCGGCCGCGTCGTCGCCATGTACGGCGGCGTCGACTACACCAAGCAGTACGTGAACAACGCGACCCGCCGCGACTACCAGGTCGGCTCCACCTTCAAACCGTTCGTCTTCACCTCCGCAGTCGCCAACGGCTCCACCACCCAGGACGGCCGGCGCATCACCCCCAACACCGTGTACGACGGCACCAACAAACGCATGGTCGAGGGCCCCAACGGACCCACCGGCTACTCCCCCGCCAACGAGGACGACATCAGCTACGGACCCATCACCGTCCGCGACGCCACCGACAAGTCCGTCAACGCCGTCTACGCCCAAATGGCCGAAGACGTCGGCCCCGCCAAGGTCGAGCAGACCGCCGTCGGCCTCGGCATCCCCCGGAACACCCCCGACCTCACCGCCTCTCCGTCCATCGCACTCGGCGTGGCCACCGCCAGCGTCCTCGACATGACCGAGGCGTACGCCACCCTCGCCAACCACGGAAGGCACGGCGCGTACGTCCTCGTCGACAAGGTCAGCAAGGGCGGCACGGACCTCGAACTCCCCAGCAGGAACACCAAGCAGGCTGTCAGCCGCGAAGCCGCCGACACCACCACCTCGATCCTCCGGAGCGTCGTCGAGAACGGCTCCGGCACCGCCGCCCAGGGCGCCGGCCGCCCCGCCGCCGGCAAGACCGGCACCGCCGAGGACGACAGGGCAGCCTGGTTCGCCGGCTACACCCCCGACCTCACCACCGTCATCGCCGTCATGGGCCAGGACCCCGAGACCGGCGTACAGAAATCCCTCTACGGAGCACTCGGACTGGCCCGCATCAACGGCGCCGGCGCCCCCGCCCAGACCTGGGCCCAGTACACCGAAGCCGCGCTGCGCGGCACCACGGTCGAGGAGTTCGACCTGACCCTCGAAAGCGGCGCCGACGAAACCACCTCACCCACCGGGGAGAGCACCGTCCCCGGCGAAACCGGGACACCGTCGGAGCAGCCCTCCGGCACGCCGCCGAGCAGCTTCGAAAGCATCGCACCCGGCAGTCCGCCGAGCCCCGGAAACAGCGAAGCCACCACCGGCGGCACGGACATGGGCGACTTGACCGGCGGCGGACCGCAGGACGGCAGATGGCACAACGGCGGATGGCACAACGGCGGACCGGACTACGGCGACGGCGGCGGCGACAACGGCGGCCCCCGCGACGAGGACGACGGCGACAGAGACCGCTACGACTTCCTCCCGGGCGCCCGAGGCACCCCGGCCCCCGCAACGCCCCCGCCGCCCACGGCTCCCACAGTTCCCCCGGCTCCCCCTGGCCCGCGTTAGTGACCCGAGGTCGCCTTCAGCCCCACGACAGCCACCAGCAACAGACAGACGAAGAAGATCCGGGCAGCGGTCGCCGGCTCGTTCAGCACCACCATGCCGAGCACCGCCGCCCCCGCCGCACCGATACCGACCCACACCCCGTACGCCGTCCCGATCGGCAGCGTCTTCGCCGCCTGGGACAGCAACATCATGCTCGCCACGATCCCGACACCCGTGAACACACTCGGCCACAGCCGGGTGAACCCCTCGGTGTACTTCATCCCTATCGACCAGCCCACTTCCAGCAGACCGGCGACAATCAGCAGAACCCACGCCATGACGGCACCTCCGACAAGACAGAACACGGAAAATACGGTGCGTCGTCTTTGCGAAACCCGGTACGGCGCGTCTCGTCGGGGGTCAGCCCACCATAGCAAAGAACAAGCAAAGGGCCTGGTGACACCGGTCACCAGGCCACACCCGCCACTGCTGCTGTCGCTACCGCCGACTACAGAAACCGATCACGGAACCGGTCATGGATACGGATCGACAGATACGGATCACAGATACAGCCCGGTGGAATCCACCGACCCCTCGAACCGGTCCGCCGCCACCGCATGCAGATCCCGCTCACGCATCAGCACATACGCCACACCGCGCACCTCGACCTCCGCACGGTCCTCGGGGTCGTACAGCACACGGTCACCCGGCTCCACCGTCCGCACGTTCTGGCCCACCGCGACCACCACGGCCCAGGCCAGCCGACGACCGACCGCAGCCGTCGCCGGAATCAGGATGCCGCCACCGGAACGCCGCTCGCCCTCAGGCGTATCGGACCGGACCAGCACGCGGTCATGCAACATGCGGATGGGCAGCTTGTCGTCGGTGTTCTCGCTCACGCCCCGCAACCTACCTGCCCACCACGGCTCCACACGCCTCCGGGGTACACACCTGCGGAGCACACGGCCCGCACCATCACTTGTTCCGGCGCCGCTTCGACACCGTCAGCAGACCCACGACACCCACCGCGAGCAACGCCGCCGGAACCACCCGCTCCAGACGCGGAGCACCGTCCGCGGACACGAACCGCGTCTTCACATCCGACACAGCCCGGTTCACCGCGACAAAAGCCCGACCGGCCGTCCGGTCCACGGCTTCGGCAGCCCTGGCCTTCGCATCACCCATGATCGTCTTCGGGTGCACCCGCACCCCGATCTCATCGAGCACCACCGCAAGCTGCTCACGCCTGCTGATGATGTCCGCCTCGATCTGCGCAGGGGTCCTGGCATCCGACACTGCGCCGCCTCCGTGGTCCTCGTCCGGTAAACCTTCATCGACAGTCTGTCAGCTCCACCGCCCACGTACCCGGCGGCACCCCTATTACGCTCGGTCCCATACACCCCTACGTGTCCAACTGAGGAGAACCATGAGCGAGCGACTCCAGCCCGGCGACACCGCCCCCGCCTTCACCCTCCCCGACGCCGACGGCAACGACATCTCGCTCGCCGACCACAAGGGCCGCAAGGTCATCGTCTACTTCTACCCGGCCGCCCTCACCCCCGGCTGCACCAAGCAGGCCTGCGACTTCACCGACAACCTGGAACTCCTCGCAGGCGCCGGATACGACGTCATCGGCGTCTCCCCCGACAAGCCCGAGAAGCTCGCCAAGTTCCGCGAAAAGGAAAACCTCAAGGTCACCCTGGTCGGGGACCCCTCCAAGAAGACCCTGGAGGCATACGGCGCCTTCGGCGAGAAGAAGCTCTACGGCAAAACGGTGACGGGCGTCATCCGCTCCACGATCGTCGTGGACGAGGACGGCAAGGTCGAGCGAGCCCTCTACAACGTCAAGGCCACCGGCCACGTAGCCAAAATCATCAAGGACCTCGGCGTCTGAACCCGGCCCATAGGCGCTGCCCCGCACGACTGAACGATGTGAGGGACATCCCACCGAGGAGGCAGCAGAACTGGTCGCGCCCCAGACACCGGACCCGAAGTTCTGACCCCGGGCCGCCGCGCCTCTTCGGCGCCCTCGTCGGAATGGCCCGCACTGCTTCAGCGTCGATTGAATCAGTGCGGGCCATTCCGCATCTTTTCGGATATCGGACGTAACTCTCCGATAAAAGGCTCGTTGATCCGTACGAAGCCGCGAACGCGCGGTCGGATTCGGAGGGGATCACGCCGGTTCGGTATACCCGCGAGCTACCGGAAGGTGTTGACCGCGACGTCGAACACCAACGCCTCGGTCCCGCTTGCACGAGGGGGAGAAATGTCTGACGTGTACGAGCGGGAGAAGCTCACCACCGCCGTCGCCGAGTCCAAGAACTGGACGGATCTGATGCGTCGGCTCGGACTCAAGAAGAGCGGCGGCCAGCGGCGCGTACTGCAGGAGAAGGTAGCCGGGCACGGGCTGGATACAGCCCACTTCAAGCAACGAAGTCCATGGCTGAAGTACCCGGACGCGGCCATTGAGGCCGCCGTTGCGTCCTCGTCGTCGCTGCGTCCTCGTCGTCGCTGCGCGAGGTCGTCACCAAACTCGGTGCACCACCGGCAAGCGGCACGCTTTCTCACATAAGCCGCCGCATCACGGCCGCGGGGATCGATGTCAGCCACTTTCCCGGCATGAACCGTCCGCAACTGGACCTGCTGTTCACCACCGAGGAGTTACGGACTGCCACGGCCGCGGCCGAGAGCATTCGCGGAGTGGCGCGAAGCCTTGGGATGGGCGACGACAGTCAGTCACGCTCTGCGCTGGCGAGCCTGCTGCGCAGGAGAGGGATCGATACCTCACATTTCCGGAAGGCGCGCCTTGCGATCCCGGAGGACACTCTGCGGAACGCCGTCCAGCGCGCTACCAGCTACGCGGACGTCATGCGGGCACTCGGCCTTGAGGTCAACGACACGAACCACCGCCGCGTGCGGCGCAAGGTCCTGCAGCTGCAGCTCGACACAAGCCACTTCACTCGCCGCTCCTGGGCTTCGATGCAGGTGCACGAGCCCAAAGCGATCGCACCGACGACCCTGGTTGTCAGGCCTCAAGGGTCAACACTCACAAACCGGGAAAGACTGCACCGCGCCCTTCAGGAGATCGGTGTCGCGTACCGCTGCGAATCCTGCGGCAACCCGGGAAAGTGGCTGGGGCAGTCCTTCACGCTCCAGATCGATCACATCAACGGTGAGTGGCTCGACAACCGGGCCGAGAACCTTCGCTACCTCTGCCCCAACTGCCACGCGCTCACTGACACATGGTGCCGGAACCGGCGCCCTGCTAAATCGGCCGCCGTATAGGTCTTCGGGTCTGTTGCAGCCTTCCCTTGTAGACTGCCGGAGACGCGCGAGTGCTGGAATTGGTGAGACAGGCTGGTTTTAGGTACCAGTGCCCTAGCGGCGTGAGGGTTCGAGTCCCTCCTCGCGCACCCCGGTGACAGGCCCGGCTCGCTTCTGCAGCGAGCCGGGCCTGTCACGTTCACCGAGAGACTGTCACCCCACCAACTCCCGCACCACCGGCACCAGCGCCCGGAACGCCTTGCCGCGGTGGCTGATCGCGTTCTTTTCCGCCGGGGTCAGTTCCGCGCAGGTGCGGGTGGAGCCGTCCGGCTGGAGGATCGGGTCGTAGCCGAAGCCGTTCGTGCCGGACGGGGTGTGGCGCAGGGTGCCCGTCAGGCGGCCCTCGACCACGCGTTCCGTGCCGTCGGGGAGGGCGAGGGCGGCCGCGCAGGCGAAGTGGGCCCGGCGGTGGGCGTCGTCGATGTCGGAAAGCTGGGCCAGGAGCAGGTCCAGGTTGGCCCGGTCGTCGCCGTGGGTGCCGGACCAGCGGGCGGAGAAGATGCCGGGGGCGCCGCCGAGTACGTCCACGCAGAGGCCGGAGTCGTCGGCGATGGCGGGGTGGCCGGTGGCCTTCGCGAGGGCGTGGGCCTTGAGCAGGGCGTTCTCGGCGAAGGTGACGCCGGTCTCCTTGACGTCGGGGATGTCCGGGTACGCGTCCGCGCCGACGAGTTCGTGGTCGAGGCCTGCGTCGGCGAGGATCGCGTGGAGTTCGGTGATCTTCCCGGCGTTGCGGGTGGCGAGGATGAGGCGGGTCATGTCACCCAGTATCGGGGGTGGTCAGGGGCTGCAGACCTTGCCGATTTCCTTGGCGGCGTCGGTGACCGGGGTGATGTCGGGGGTGGCGTCGCCCTTGTCGATCGAGTCGCGGACGTTGCCGACACCGGCCCGGAGGTGGTCGACGGCCTTGCCGAGGTCGGCGTTGTCGGTCTTGTCGCCGAGGTTGCCGAGTTCCTTCTCGATGTCGTCGAGGGCTTCGGATGCCTGGGTGGGGTCGTCGGACGCGGTGGAGACGGCCTGTTGGAGGTTGTCGACGCTGGTGGCGATGGCGTCGGCGGTTCGCACGCAGTCGAGTGCCTTGTCGACGGCGCCGCAGCCGGCTGTCGCGGTGAGGGCGAGGGTGAGGGTGGTCAGGGTCAGCGCGACGGTGGTGCGGCGGTGGCGGTCGGCCTTGGCCATGGTGCGGTTCCTCCCCGGGTGCGGATACGCGGACGGGCGCACGGTTCGACCCGTGCGCCCGTGCTCGTAACGACGCGTTGTGGTGCGTATGTGGTTGCTTCTTTACTCGGCCAGGGTGCGGGCGAGGGCCTCGTGCTGAATGACGGTGAGGTCTGCGCAGCCCGCGGTGGCGAGGTCGAGGAGGGCGCCGAGTTCCTTGCGGTCGAAGGGGGCGGCCTCGGCGGTGCCCTGGACTTCGACGAAGCGGCCGTCGCCGGTGCAGACGACGTTCATGTCGGTCTCGGCGCGGACGTCCTCCTCGTAGCAGAGGTCGAGGAGGGGGGCGCCGTCGACGATGCCGACGCTGACCGCGGCGACAGTGTCGGTCAGCGGCTTGCGGCCGTGCTTGACGAGCTTCTTGTGCTGGGCCCAGGTGACGGCGTCGGCGAGGGCGACGTAGGCGCCGGTGATGGCGGCGGTGCGGGTGCCGCCGTCGGCCTGGAGGACGTCGCAGTCGAGGACGATGGTGTTCTCGCCGAGGGCCTTGTAGTCGATGACGGCGCGCAGGGACCGGCCGATGAGCCGGCTGATCTCGTGGGTGCGGCCGCCGATCTTGCCACGTACGGATTCGCGGTCGCCGCGGGTGTTGGTGGCGCGGGGCAGCATGGAGTATTCGGCGGTGACCCAGCCTTCGCCGCTGCCTTTGCGCCAGCGGGGGACGCCTTCGGTGACGGAGGCGGTGCAGAAGACCTTGGTGTCGCCGAAGGAGATGAGTACGGAGCCTTCGGCGTGCTTGCTCCATCCGCGTTCGATGGTGACGGGGCGGAGCTGTTCGGGGGTGCGGCCGTCGATACGAGACATGGCATCGACCTTATCGGGTGCGGGGCCGGCACCCGTTCGGGTGCGATGCAGGCCCCGTCCGGGTGGGGCGGACGGGGCCTGCGGGGTGCTGGTGCTAGTGGGGGGGGTGGGGGTAGTGCTGGTGCCGGTGCCGAGTTGGTTTGCTCGGCTCAGCGGGATCCGGCGAGGCGCGGCGGGGAGGTCAGCCGGTGATTCGGCGGCCGGTCACATCATGTCTTCGATGTCGGCGGCGATGGGGTCGGCGTCGGTGCCGATGACGACCTGGATCGCGGTGCCCATCTTGACGACGCCGTGGGCTCCGGCGGCCTTGAGCGCGGCTTCGTCGACCTTGCTGGGGTCGTGGACCTCGGTGCGCAGGCGCGTGATGCAGCCTTCGATCTCGTCGATGTTGTCGATACCGCCGAGCCCGGCGACGATCTTCTCAGCCTTGCTGGCCATGGCCTTCTCCCTGGTTGTTCCCATGCATGCGACGGCCCACCATGGGTCCGTTTCGTCACCGTAACGCACGTTTGGCCCAGCTTCGCGGGCGAGTGACTGGACCGTCCCCAATGATGACGATCACCGATGCCCTGCCTTCCAGGCGGGTTACGCACCGTACCCCGACTGGTCTACACCATTGTGCAACGACCCCCGACCGTGCCTTGTTCCGGGAGGACGCCGATGAGCTCGAGCAGTGCCGCAGCACCACGGAAAACGTGGTGGAACGGCCTCTTCCAGGGCCTCCAGAAGATGGGCCGCAGCCTCCAGCTCCCGATCGCCGTGCTGCCGGCGGCCGGCATTCTCAACCGGCTGGGCCAGCCGGACGTATTCGGCGACGAGGGGCTGCACTGGGGCAATGTCGCCAAGGTGTTCGCGGCGGCGGGCGGCGCGCTGCTCGACTCGGGGTTCGGCCTTCCGCTGCTGTTCTGCATCGGTGTGGCGATCGGCATGGCGAAGAAGTCGGACGGTTCGACCGCGCTCGCCGCGGTGACCGGCTTTCTCGTCTATTACGCGGTACTGCATGCCTTCCCGGTGAACTGCGTCCCGGGAGCCAAGTTCATCGGCGCCGGAATGTGGTCGGGGGTCTGCGTCCTGTCGGACACCACGGTCACGCAGGCCGGTTACCAGAACCCCGGGGTGTTCGGCGGCATTGTGATGGGTCTGCTGGCCGCCTGGTTCTGGCGGCGGTACCACCGGGTCAAGCTGGTGGACTGGCTGGGCTTCTTCAACGGCCGCC
This region includes:
- a CDS encoding DUF1707 SHOCT-like domain-containing protein; the protein is MRASDAERERVAEILREAVAEGRLEMEEFEHRLEAAYKARTHGELEPLVRDLPAPGTAVAPLGPAPAAAATGSAVRWADRIGKPATSGGAFAFWGGFGRRGNWTVGRKFTAFAMWGGGEIDLREANFEDREVVIRCITIMGGMQVTVPPELNVEVRGVGIMGGFGERSKDEGVPSPDSPRVRVTGFALMGGVGVERKRSKAERRRLKDAERAWALERERERGRGRLEKGES
- a CDS encoding ABC transporter ATP-binding protein; translation: MKTDVDTGSGTDFIQLDNVEKVFDVRRRTGFMRGERRQVRAVDSISFRVARGEMVGYIGPNGAGKSTTIKMLTGILTPSGGRLRVAGIDPSRERTRLAHRIGVVFGQRTTLWWDLPLRDSYRLMHRMYRIPDARYRENLDRCVELLDLGELLDVPVRQLSLGQRMRGDIAAALLHDPEVLYLDEPTIGLDVVSKAKVRGFLRDLNADCGTTVLLTTHDLTDIEQLCKRVMVIDHGRLMYDGALAGLHEVGESERTLVVDLERQLPPIRLESAPSVRTVKVEGPRQWLAFPASESAAPLVARIAAEYPLVDLSVREPDIEAVIAKMYVSAIAQ
- a CDS encoding ABC transporter permease, producing MADAPEVVFVERSRLVEGVRAYGLIAAMWLRSTMAYRASFAMTAFGNFAATAFDFVAILLMFSHVDALGGYTLPEVALLYGAAGTAFGLADLVLGSMDRLGRRVRDGTLDTLLVRPVPVLAQVAADRFALRRLGRITQGGLVLGYALVTLDIAWTPLKVVMIPLMLLSGAAIFAAVFVAGAAFQFFAQDASEVQNSFTYGGNTLLQYPPSIFAKDLVRGVTFVVPLAFVNWLPALYVLGRDYPLGLPDWVAFLPPVVAGLCWLLAGLAWRVGLRAYRSTGS
- a CDS encoding ABC transporter permease, which encodes MRLYTVVAAGGFRRYATYRMATAAGVFTNTVFGFIMAYAYVALWDQRPQLGGYDMSQALTYVWLGQALLMTCAMMGGGFEDELIERIRTGDVAVDLYRPVDLQLWWMAGDLGRAAFHLLGRGIVPMLLGSLAFDLALPASPGIWLAFLVSVTLGVVVSFAIRYLVALSAFWLLDGAGVSQMTALAGMFFSGMLLPLTLFPGVLGDVARVLPWSSLLQVPADVLLGKRTGWGLVEAYAFQGGWALTLLLVGRLVQSVATRRVVVQGG
- a CDS encoding transglycosylase domain-containing protein codes for the protein MSDEPQQPGGENEPRGWDPRDPSAHGSNSGNRGSRGEQGGEQDGRHGGPQDGRHGGPQDGQQDGTAKQPKRPKRPRRPERTGWRRAVPTWRMVLGAVLLLVLLLIGGFIAGYELVDIPPANANATAQSNVYLYKDGSVLARSGEINRENIKLAQVPLTVQHAVLAAEDRDFYSERAVDVKAMARAAWNTLAGKGTQGGSTITQQYVKNYYLGQEQTITRKIKEFFIAVKLNREESKSQIFEGYLNTSYFGRNAYGIQAAAQAYYGKDIGSITTAEGAYLASLLNAPSAYDVVVHPGNKAAALARWNYVLDGMVKEKWLGARTRATLKFPVPGKVNPPIGLSGQRGYIIQAVEDYLTTNKVIDENTLATGGYRITTTLEKKKQNALVKAVDDNVMSQTSSDRTADRNVRVGGASIDPGTGRVVAMYGGVDYTKQYVNNATRRDYQVGSTFKPFVFTSAVANGSTTQDGRRITPNTVYDGTNKRMVEGPNGPTGYSPANEDDISYGPITVRDATDKSVNAVYAQMAEDVGPAKVEQTAVGLGIPRNTPDLTASPSIALGVATASVLDMTEAYATLANHGRHGAYVLVDKVSKGGTDLELPSRNTKQAVSREAADTTTSILRSVVENGSGTAAQGAGRPAAGKTGTAEDDRAAWFAGYTPDLTTVIAVMGQDPETGVQKSLYGALGLARINGAGAPAQTWAQYTEAALRGTTVEEFDLTLESGADETTSPTGESTVPGETGTPSEQPSGTPPSSFESIAPGSPPSPGNSEATTGGTDMGDLTGGGPQDGRWHNGGWHNGGPDYGDGGGDNGGPRDEDDGDRDRYDFLPGARGTPAPATPPPPTAPTVPPAPPGPR
- a CDS encoding DMT family transporter, whose protein sequence is MAWVLLIVAGLLEVGWSIGMKYTEGFTRLWPSVFTGVGIVASMMLLSQAAKTLPIGTAYGVWVGIGAAGAAVLGMVVLNEPATAARIFFVCLLLVAVVGLKATSGH
- a CDS encoding GroES family chaperonin, yielding MSENTDDKLPIRMLHDRVLVRSDTPEGERRSGGGILIPATAAVGRRLAWAVVVAVGQNVRTVEPGDRVLYDPEDRAEVEVRGVAYVLMRERDLHAVAADRFEGSVDSTGLYL
- a CDS encoding DUF3618 domain-containing protein codes for the protein MSDARTPAQIEADIISRREQLAVVLDEIGVRVHPKTIMGDAKARAAEAVDRTAGRAFVAVNRAVSDVKTRFVSADGAPRLERVVPAALLAVGVVGLLTVSKRRRNK
- the bcp gene encoding thioredoxin-dependent thiol peroxidase; the encoded protein is MSERLQPGDTAPAFTLPDADGNDISLADHKGRKVIVYFYPAALTPGCTKQACDFTDNLELLAGAGYDVIGVSPDKPEKLAKFREKENLKVTLVGDPSKKTLEAYGAFGEKKLYGKTVTGVIRSTIVVDEDGKVERALYNVKATGHVAKIIKDLGV
- a CDS encoding HNH endonuclease; protein product: MNRPQLDLLFTTEELRTATAAAESIRGVARSLGMGDDSQSRSALASLLRRRGIDTSHFRKARLAIPEDTLRNAVQRATSYADVMRALGLEVNDTNHRRVRRKVLQLQLDTSHFTRRSWASMQVHEPKAIAPTTLVVRPQGSTLTNRERLHRALQEIGVAYRCESCGNPGKWLGQSFTLQIDHINGEWLDNRAENLRYLCPNCHALTDTWCRNRRPAKSAAV